Genomic DNA from Sphingobium sp. WTD-1:
ACAGTTGCCGGGCCGTTTTCAGCCGTCAGTGAAGCCGTCAATTTCCTTACCCAGGCCAAGATTGACGCTGCCATCGTTGACGCAAATCTCCGGGATCGCGATGTGACGCCTCTAGCACTTTTGCTGATAGAAAGCGCAATACCGTTCCTAGTGTACAGCGCTGCCGGACTTCCTCCAGAACTGCAAGCGCGGCATCCTCACTTGCCGCTTGTTATGAAGCCTGGCCAACCGGTCGAAAGGCTCAGGTCACTGCTTGGAGACAGTGCAAATGGCGCATCCTGATGCTCACACCTCCCATCATCGGTTGCGGCAGGGACAAAGTGAGAGTCTGATTGCTGGACAGTAACCTGCTGCACCAGACTCATTTCTTGGGATTATTTTATCACGCAGAAGTTTGTCGAAGGCCGTTTGGGCATCATCCTCTTCTGAAACCCCGATCACTGGCCATGAAACGCTCCAGCATCGGGCCGATCAACCGCTCAATTGCCATGGGATGGGTCAGTCCTGTGTCGCTAGCCCGTCTTATTCACCGACGGGGGCCTGAAGGGTTGGCGGGAGTGGCATAAGCCTCTGATCTGAATTAGGAACTGGGTGTCTACGCCGGCCCTGCTGCAGGGCAGAAAATGCCACAGGCCACACCCGCCATGAAAGACGATATCGCAACTTCATTCCGATTCCCAGCGGTCGGCGGGAAGAAGATCACAGCCGCGTTTGACGGTGGCCGACTGACCTCGGACGGCGGCGTTCTGCTGCTTGCGCAGGCCGAGCGCGCGATGGGGCTCTGCCGGCGGCTTGCGGGTTGCATTGCCGATCCGCGTGACCCGACGCGGGTGATCCATCGCCTCGATGACATCCTACGTGCCCGGGTGTTCGCGATCGCGTGCGGCTATGAAGATGCCGATGATCTCGACGCCCTGC
This window encodes:
- a CDS encoding DUF2274 domain-containing protein; translated protein: MAIERLIGPMLERFMASDRGFRRG
- a CDS encoding response regulator, with amino-acid sequence MLIVEDDPLIAMALCENVEAVGGTVAGPFSAVSEAVNFLTQAKIDAAIVDANLRDRDVTPLALLLIESAIPFLVYSAAGLPPELQARHPHLPLVMKPGQPVERLRSLLGDSANGAS